The following proteins come from a genomic window of Micromonas commoda chromosome 2, complete sequence:
- a CDS encoding predicted protein produces the protein ASTPSLVSEVLGVCVALADEAGDIVRSVAAGGSLGQVKDKSGKQGADNKAIDPQTQADRRAERLIVATLRSKFGDRVKVLGEESLEGALTEAGSAAELVKPIELHVPPSAEAKSDDVCVWVDPLDGTREYVEGPDHWSGVTVLMGISVGGVPVAGVIHQPFVDHDGGPSSDPTCRGRTLWGGYNMGVWSSPGRDVSLARRVPRLPVADPANLRVATTRSHPGPAIERAIDLLTPAEVVRAGGAGGKVALILDGRVDAWVFPQKGTKRWDTCAGEALLRA, from the exons gcatcgacgccatCTCTCGTGTCCGAGGTGCTCGGGGTGTGCGTGGCACTCGCTGATGAGGCTGGCGACATCGTTCGATCAGTAGCCGCGGGAGGAAGCCTCGGTCAAGTTAAGGACAAGAGCGGAAAGCAGGGGGCCGACAACAAGGCAATCGATCCTCAGACGCAGGCAGATAGAAGAGCGGAACGcctcatcgtcgcgacgctgagGAGCAAGTTCGGCGATCGGGTCAAGGTTCTCGGAGAAGAGTCACTCGAAGGCGCGCTGACAGAGGCGGGATCT GCTGCTGAACTCGTCAAGCCAATCGAGCTTCACGTCCCGCCGAGTGCGGAGGCGAAGTCCGACGACGTTTGCGTCTGGGTCGATCCCTTGGACGGAACGCGAGAGTACGTCGAGGGTCCCGATCACTGGTCCGGAGTCACTGTTCTCATGGGGATCTCCGTGGGAGGCGTGCCCGTGGCTGGCGTCATCCACCAGCCGTTTGTCGATCACGACGGCGGGCCAAGCTCGGATCCGACATGCAGGGGAAGGACTCTGTGGGGCGGATACAACATGGGCGTGTGGTCCAGTCCTGGAAGGGacgtctccctcgcgcgtcgcgtcccaaggctccccgtcgccgatcCCGCTAACCTCAGGGTCGCCACGACGAGGTCGCACCCGGGGCCCGCGATTGAGCGAGCGATCGACTTGCTCaccccggcggaggtggtgcgagcgggaggcgcgggtgggAAAGTCGCGTTGATCCTCGATGGGCGGGTTGACGCGTGGGTGTTTCCACAGAAAGGAACGAAGCGTTGGGACAcgtgcgcgggcgaggcgcttcTGCGAGCG
- a CDS encoding predicted protein, with protein MLRQKVLKGTVLANRKLILAYDAETDGWNAGAFHLKVDNQGPAILIAKTKRGGYFGAFNPLGWASREDYRDAFNAFLVKWPKKNSTEGEPFILEKVGGSGAAIFDFGAEGPIFGADALKIPLGRAPSMGSSYAAIGGSSLFGGGKEIKTAKSRLGSAYASPPDDTNSLFGPGEKFEAELVELRVYTGQGLDGFYA; from the coding sequence ATGCTGCGGCAAAAGGTCCTTAAGGGCACCGTCCTTGCGAACCGGAAGCTCATCCTCGCGTACGATGCCGAGACGGACGGCTGGAACGCAGGGGCGTTTCACCTCAAAGTAGACAATCAAGGCCCGGCAATCCTCATCGCTAAGACGAAGCGGGGTGGGTACTTTGGGGCGTTCAACCCGCTCGGGTGGGCATCGCGGGAGGACTACAGGGACGCGTTCAACGCGTTCCTGGTCAAGTGGCCCAAGAAAAACTCGACAGAGGGGGAACCTTTCATCTTGGAGAAGGTTGGAGGATCAGGCGCTGCGATATTCGACTTTGGCGCCGAAGGTCCAATCTTCGGTGCCGACGCTTTGAAGATTCCGTTGGGAAGGGCGCCATCGATGGGTTCATCGTACGCGGCGATAGGCGGTTCATCCCTGTTCGGTGGTGGCAAGGAGATCAAGACGGCAAAGTCGAGGCTGGGTtcggcgtacgcgtcgccgccggatgATACGAACTCGCTCTTCGGCCCGGGGGAGAAGTTCGAAGCAGAGCTCGTGGAGTTGCGCGTTTACACGGGTCAGGGTTTAGACGGCTTCTACGCTTAG